One Fuerstiella marisgermanici DNA window includes the following coding sequences:
- a CDS encoding beta strand repeat-containing protein: MSIKSRLSSLCTVFDDRTVSRRRRVGCQLSARDVSRSSAESLEQRCLLTTIDLAALVSGDGTIIHGADAEDRSGFSVSSAGDVNRDGFDDLIIGAYWAYAANNAKERAGESYVIFGGKTFPATIDLANLGNTGIVIHGADEFGYSGYSVSAGGDVNGDGFDDLIIGASGPYSYTNGKYGAGNSYVVFGGDTLPTTIDLDNFGNAGLVIQGADELDASGISVSSAGDVNGDGFDDLLIGANFAYGANNAKNDAGESYVIFGGDTLPATIQLANLGNAGLIIYGADAEDESGYSVSDAGDVNGDGFDDFIIGASEADAANNAKTTAGESYVIFGGETLPATIDLGNLGNAGLVIHGADAGDASGISVSGAGDVNGDGFDDLIIGAVADAANNAKTAAGESYVIFGSASLPAMMDLANLGNAGLIIHGADTNDYSGVSVSSGGDLNGDGFDDLIIGASGADAANNAKNAAGESYVIFGGASLSTTIDLGNLGSDGITIFGTDAEDSAGSPASSAGDVNGDGFDDLIIGAYRADAGGTDTREGESYVVFGGNFTGGAETQVGDGTANTLMANQGAVAIDILIGGGGDDVLISDGGADVLRGGEGDDTLAIPDADFSSTRRIIGGNGRDTLRLDGSGITLDLTTVADNRIVDIEEIDISGSGDNTLTLDVQEVLNISSTSNTLTLLRDGDDTVDIGAGWTQAADDVIGGQTFEVFTQGAATLNVQRTPTITVAVAPAAVAEDGVGNLGYAFTRDITTGAITAGFSVSGAAAFATDYTQTGAATFTGAAGTVTFADGSATATVTIDPIADSVAELDETAILTLTAGADYLVGTSNAATGTITNDETATFTINDVTVNEGDGTLDFTLSLSNALDVAVDVDVSFVNVSTAAGDFNHDTQTISFAAGDNADKTISVPITEDSAPEASESFTASLVISSGTPVGARAVDVSDTGMGTITDNDDASPLGDVDGDTDFDASDSFLIHLAKLSGTDTQIDQSKGSSPLSASEIRAAIDAMQTVGDVDGDGDFDASDSFLIHLVKLSGTNAQIDQSKGSSALTAAQIRINVGNLGGPASGSGARTAGRVVSSDCYGSPVGLADKEDDDSMFGFSPQTKVRPPETVGEPDNTEISSAIWDNFRSWIDAI, from the coding sequence ATGTCGATTAAGTCGCGGTTATCGTCTTTATGCACCGTTTTTGATGATCGAACCGTTAGTCGCCGACGCCGAGTGGGGTGTCAATTGTCGGCTCGGGATGTCAGTCGCTCATCGGCGGAAAGTCTTGAGCAACGCTGTTTGCTCACGACCATCGATCTGGCCGCTCTGGTCTCAGGTGACGGCACCATCATTCACGGTGCCGACGCAGAAGATCGTAGCGGGTTTAGCGTGAGCAGCGCCGGTGACGTGAACAGGGACGGTTTCGACGACCTCATCATTGGAGCTTACTGGGCCTACGCCGCGAACAACGCGAAAGAACGGGCCGGTGAGAGTTATGTAATTTTCGGCGGAAAAACATTTCCGGCCACCATTGACCTCGCCAATCTCGGAAATACGGGAATCGTCATTCACGGAGCCGACGAATTTGGTTACAGCGGTTATAGCGTGAGCGCAGGTGGTGACGTGAATGGTGACGGTTTCGACGACCTCATCATCGGAGCAAGTGGCCCCTATTCATATACCAACGGCAAGTATGGTGCTGGAAACAGCTACGTAGTCTTCGGCGGGGACACTCTTCCGACCACCATTGACCTCGATAATTTCGGGAATGCTGGACTCGTTATTCAAGGAGCCGACGAATTAGACGCAAGCGGTATTAGCGTGAGCAGCGCCGGTGATGTGAACGGTGATGGTTTTGACGACCTGCTCATCGGAGCGAATTTTGCCTATGGCGCGAACAACGCGAAAAATGACGCCGGTGAAAGTTACGTGATTTTCGGTGGAGACACTCTTCCGGCTACAATTCAGCTCGCCAATCTCGGAAACGCGGGACTCATCATATACGGAGCCGACGCAGAAGATGAAAGCGGTTATAGCGTAAGCGATGCTGGAGACGTGAATGGTGACGGCTTTGACGACTTCATTATTGGAGCCAGCGAAGCCGACGCAGCGAACAACGCGAAGACCACAGCAGGGGAAAGCTATGTGATTTTCGGCGGCGAAACACTTCCGGCCACCATTGACCTGGGAAATCTTGGGAATGCGGGACTCGTTATTCACGGAGCCGACGCTGGAGACGCAAGCGGTATCAGTGTGAGCGGTGCTGGTGATGTAAATGGCGACGGTTTCGACGACCTGATTATCGGAGCCGTGGCCGACGCAGCGAACAACGCGAAGACCGCAGCAGGGGAAAGCTATGTGATTTTCGGCAGTGCATCGCTGCCAGCCATGATGGACCTCGCGAACCTCGGCAATGCGGGTCTCATCATTCACGGTGCCGACACCAATGACTACAGCGGTGTTAGCGTGAGCAGTGGTGGGGACTTGAATGGTGACGGTTTCGATGACCTCATCATCGGAGCATCTGGTGCCGACGCAGCGAACAACGCGAAGAACGCAGCAGGGGAAAGCTATGTGATTTTCGGCGGGGCATCGCTGTCGACGACGATCGATCTGGGCAACCTCGGTTCCGACGGGATCACAATCTTCGGCACCGACGCAGAAGATTCCGCAGGGAGTCCGGCAAGCAGCGCCGGTGATGTGAACGGTGACGGTTTCGACGACCTCATTATCGGGGCATACCGAGCGGATGCTGGCGGGACCGACACCCGCGAAGGGGAGAGCTACGTGGTGTTCGGGGGGAACTTCACGGGTGGAGCCGAGACGCAGGTCGGCGACGGAACCGCAAACACGCTGATGGCAAATCAGGGGGCCGTCGCGATCGACATCCTGATCGGCGGCGGCGGTGACGACGTGTTGATCAGTGATGGTGGTGCCGACGTGCTGCGCGGCGGCGAAGGCGACGACACGCTGGCCATCCCGGATGCCGATTTCAGCAGCACACGCCGAATCATCGGCGGCAACGGCAGGGACACACTGCGTCTGGACGGCAGCGGCATCACACTCGATCTGACTACGGTCGCCGACAACCGCATCGTCGACATCGAGGAAATCGACATCTCCGGCAGCGGCGACAACACGCTGACCCTGGACGTGCAGGAAGTCCTCAACATCAGCAGCACATCCAACACGCTGACCTTGCTTCGCGATGGCGATGACACAGTCGACATCGGAGCAGGCTGGACACAGGCGGCAGACGATGTCATCGGTGGACAAACGTTTGAGGTGTTCACTCAGGGTGCAGCGACTCTGAATGTTCAGAGAACACCGACGATCACGGTGGCCGTTGCTCCGGCCGCAGTTGCGGAAGACGGCGTCGGAAACCTGGGCTATGCCTTCACACGCGACATCACGACTGGAGCCATCACGGCTGGTTTTAGTGTCAGCGGAGCCGCCGCGTTTGCCACAGACTACACGCAGACTGGTGCCGCAACATTCACAGGCGCAGCAGGCACCGTGACGTTTGCCGATGGTTCCGCCACGGCCACCGTTACGATCGACCCAATTGCCGATTCTGTCGCGGAACTCGACGAAACTGCTATTTTGACGCTGACGGCTGGGGCCGATTATCTGGTCGGCACGTCGAACGCAGCCACGGGAACCATCACCAACGACGAAACGGCGACATTCACAATCAACGACGTCACCGTCAACGAGGGGGATGGCACATTGGACTTCACGCTGTCGTTGTCGAACGCGCTTGATGTCGCTGTGGATGTGGATGTCAGCTTTGTCAACGTTAGCACAGCCGCCGGTGACTTCAATCACGACACGCAGACCATCAGCTTCGCCGCCGGTGATAACGCTGACAAGACTATTTCGGTCCCGATTACTGAAGACAGTGCTCCCGAGGCGTCGGAGTCGTTTACGGCCTCACTGGTAATCAGCTCCGGCACGCCGGTCGGTGCCCGGGCCGTCGATGTCAGCGACACCGGCATGGGCACGATCACCGACAACGATGATGCCAGTCCGCTCGGCGACGTGGACGGCGACACAGATTTCGACGCCAGCGATTCGTTTCTGATTCATCTAGCCAAACTCTCCGGCACGGATACTCAGATCGACCAGTCGAAAGGCAGCAGTCCGCTGTCCGCCAGCGAGATTCGTGCCGCCATTGATGCGATGCAAACAGTCGGTGACGTGGACGGTGATGGAGACTTCGACGCCAGCGATTCGTTTCTGATTCACCTAGTCAAACTCTCCGGCACAAACGCTCAGATTGACCAGTCCAAGGGCAGCAGCGCGCTAACGGCGGCTCAGATTCGGATTAATGTCGGCAATCTCGGTGGTCCCGCGTCGGGATCGGGGGCTCGAACCGCAGGCCGCGTTGTCAGTTCTGACTGCTACGGCAGCCCGGTGGGTCTTGCCGACAAAGAAGACGATGACAGCATGTTCGGCTTCTCACCGCAAACAAAAGTGCGACCGCCTGAAACCGTTGGCGAACCGGACAACACTGAGATTTCGTCAGCGATTTGGGACAATTTTCGCTCATGGATTGACGCCATCTGA
- a CDS encoding TIGR03032 family protein: MSSASPAPIFELTSSRQFPDWLAEQKLSLAFTTYQAGKLFLLGLQPDGRLSVFERTFNRCLGLHATDQTLWLSSLYQLWRFENVLEPGQTAESFDRLYVPQVGYVTGDLDIHDVAVEDSGRVVFVNTLFGCLATISDTHSFVPLWKPPFIDRLAAEDRCHLNGLALENGKAKYVTAVSQSNVADGWRDRRHDGGCVIDVQTNAVVATGLSMPHSPRVYRDKLWVLNSGTGHFGFIDRDKGCFESVAFCPGYQRGLWFHGDYAIIGLSKQRENRTFSGLDLDQNLGKAQVDPRCGLHVIDLRTGDAIHWVRIEGVVSELYDVIILPGIRRPQALGFRTDEIRRVLRVGEESSL; encoded by the coding sequence GTGTCTTCTGCGTCTCCCGCTCCGATCTTTGAACTTACATCTTCACGTCAGTTTCCGGACTGGCTGGCGGAACAGAAGCTAAGTCTCGCGTTTACCACCTATCAGGCGGGAAAGCTGTTTTTGCTGGGCCTGCAGCCCGATGGCAGGCTGTCTGTGTTTGAACGCACGTTCAACCGCTGTCTGGGACTGCATGCGACGGATCAGACGTTGTGGCTGTCGTCGCTGTACCAGTTGTGGCGGTTCGAAAATGTGCTGGAGCCCGGTCAGACTGCGGAAAGCTTCGATCGCCTGTATGTTCCTCAGGTGGGATACGTGACGGGCGATCTGGATATTCACGATGTGGCGGTTGAAGACAGCGGGCGAGTCGTCTTTGTGAACACGCTGTTCGGCTGTTTGGCGACGATCAGTGACACTCATAGTTTCGTGCCGCTGTGGAAGCCTCCGTTTATTGATCGACTGGCGGCTGAAGATCGTTGTCATCTGAACGGGTTGGCTCTGGAAAACGGTAAAGCCAAGTACGTGACGGCGGTCAGCCAATCCAATGTGGCCGATGGTTGGCGAGACCGGCGTCATGACGGAGGCTGCGTGATTGATGTGCAGACCAACGCTGTCGTCGCGACCGGCCTGTCCATGCCGCATTCTCCGCGAGTCTATCGCGATAAGTTGTGGGTGTTAAATTCCGGCACCGGGCACTTTGGGTTCATTGACCGGGACAAAGGCTGCTTTGAATCGGTCGCGTTTTGTCCGGGCTATCAAAGAGGCCTGTGGTTCCACGGCGACTACGCCATCATCGGCCTTTCGAAGCAGCGCGAAAACCGGACCTTCTCCGGATTGGATCTGGATCAGAACCTTGGGAAGGCACAAGTCGATCCTCGGTGCGGGCTGCATGTGATTGATCTGCGAACCGGAGATGCAATTCATTGGGTACGCATCGAAGGCGTGGTGTCAGAACTGTACGACGTGATCATATTGCCGGGCATTCGACGACCTCAGGCGCTCGGATTCCGCACCGACGAAATCCGCCGCGTCTTGCGAGTCGGTGAGGAAAGCTCGTTGTGA
- a CDS encoding tetratricopeptide repeat protein — translation MRWPWQWAKAQSDIGMILKDLADRSEGRVSHELLRDASAALKSALKIQTKDTLPHQWATTSSNLCNVLVRLGQHGFESEEVFDDAFKIYDDILTIWTRKSSPQDWAKTKSNIGIAYTALAIAHPTRSDEAIRSAIAAHEAALEVFRQESFPAFHGEVRKRLERARAFDSGEKNQ, via the coding sequence ATGCGCTGGCCCTGGCAATGGGCAAAGGCGCAAAGTGATATTGGAATGATCCTGAAGGATCTGGCTGATCGTTCAGAGGGACGAGTTTCACACGAACTGTTGAGAGATGCCTCAGCTGCTCTCAAATCAGCTCTAAAGATCCAAACGAAGGATACACTGCCGCATCAATGGGCCACGACTAGTTCTAACCTCTGCAATGTTCTTGTACGTCTCGGTCAGCATGGCTTCGAATCCGAAGAAGTGTTCGATGACGCCTTCAAGATTTACGACGATATTCTGACCATCTGGACTCGAAAATCGTCGCCGCAAGATTGGGCCAAGACCAAGTCAAACATTGGAATCGCCTACACAGCGTTAGCTATCGCACATCCAACGCGGAGCGATGAAGCCATCAGGTCGGCAATCGCCGCACATGAAGCTGCCCTTGAAGTATTTAGGCAGGAGTCATTTCCAGCGTTCCACGGAGAGGTCCGAAAGCGATTGGAGAGAGCTCGAGCATTCGATTCGGGAGAAAAGAACCAGTGA
- a CDS encoding ISAs1 family transposase, which produces MSTVELAVTQELTGNIVHYFDQLKDPRSNINRLHLLGDVIVIAICGVLANADGPSAIAEWARLNADGLQKHLALPHGIPKKDTYRRVLSLLKPNDFQACFVQWIESLEGLSDEQKEGYRKQIAIDGKALRRSHDKKNGLGALFIVSAWASDQGISLGQVATEEKSNEITAIPKLLNEINIDEAIITIDAAGCQKNIAQQIVSGNADYVLALKGNQPKLYEVVQKFFLDHLEDDFARCPVSRYEETEKGHGRQEQRIYYQATVPVDFDVGHKWAGLKTIGTAIRMYEQDGIHHSDVRYYISSLRRKGELFATTVRGHWAIENTLHWSLDMTYREDESRVRNRIFANNLSWLRRLTLSLIKKHPGKQSNVMKRRMAGWNIDYLMQILTGKTT; this is translated from the coding sequence ATGTCGACAGTTGAACTGGCGGTCACCCAGGAGCTGACAGGAAACATTGTTCATTACTTTGATCAATTGAAAGACCCGCGTTCCAACATCAATCGTCTGCATCTGCTTGGTGATGTGATTGTGATCGCCATTTGCGGAGTGCTGGCCAACGCCGACGGCCCCAGTGCGATTGCGGAATGGGCGCGACTGAATGCCGATGGCCTGCAGAAACACCTGGCACTTCCGCATGGCATTCCGAAAAAAGATACGTACCGGCGCGTCCTTTCTCTCCTGAAGCCGAACGACTTTCAAGCGTGCTTCGTGCAATGGATTGAATCGCTGGAAGGACTTTCCGACGAACAGAAAGAAGGCTACAGAAAACAGATTGCGATTGATGGCAAAGCACTCCGTCGATCACATGACAAAAAGAATGGGCTGGGTGCGTTGTTCATCGTGAGTGCGTGGGCTTCTGATCAGGGGATTTCTCTGGGACAGGTGGCGACGGAAGAGAAGTCGAACGAGATCACCGCGATCCCGAAATTACTGAACGAAATCAATATCGATGAGGCGATCATTACGATTGACGCAGCGGGTTGTCAAAAAAACATTGCGCAGCAGATCGTGTCTGGCAATGCAGACTATGTGTTAGCCCTGAAAGGCAACCAACCGAAACTCTATGAGGTCGTGCAGAAGTTTTTTCTCGATCACCTGGAGGATGACTTCGCTCGCTGTCCCGTCAGTCGCTATGAAGAAACAGAGAAGGGACACGGTCGGCAGGAACAGAGAATCTACTATCAGGCGACCGTGCCTGTCGATTTTGACGTGGGCCACAAATGGGCCGGACTCAAGACCATCGGAACGGCGATCCGAATGTACGAGCAGGACGGCATTCATCATTCTGACGTTCGCTACTACATCAGCAGTCTGCGTCGCAAAGGCGAGCTGTTCGCAACAACGGTTCGTGGTCACTGGGCCATAGAAAACACGCTGCACTGGAGTCTCGACATGACCTACCGCGAGGATGAGAGTCGAGTCCGAAACCGAATCTTCGCGAACAATTTGTCATGGCTCAGACGACTCACACTCAGCCTCATCAAGAAACATCCTGGCAAACAAAGCAACGTCATGAAAAGAAGAATGGCCGGATGGAACATTGACTATTTGATGCAAATCCTTACCGGCAAAACAACTTAG